The following coding sequences lie in one Corynebacterium anserum genomic window:
- a CDS encoding MFS transporter — MKSRSPRRPLPRQTDITQRRRILTMIAMALGGFGIGTTEFVAMGLLNLIAEDFHIPEDTAGHIISAYALGVVVGAPVITTLTGAIPRRRLALILMLAFTLGNGLSVFAHSYEMLLVSRFIAGVPHGAYFSVTALIAASLAPEGKRGKYVALGGLGLSIATVIGVPTAQWLGAEFGWNVAFMLVAMVGVITLIALWFTLPHMTLMPKTKPITELGALINSQVLFTLGIGTVGFGGMFAVYTYISFTLTENAGFSQDLIWIALMAYGIGMVLGTYVGGICADRNLEYTIFGVLITLIFVLSGFYFSSRVAWLGIANFGVIGFMGSMLVPSLQTRLMDVAGEAQTLAAALNHSALNMANAAGAAVGGAVIAAGWGYSTPALAGAVMALCGAVLWIPAYLLRRRQLSAAKAKRLAEVRVASPTE; from the coding sequence GTGAAGTCCCGATCCCCCCGTCGACCGCTACCACGACAGACGGACATTACCCAACGTCGTCGGATTCTCACCATGATCGCGATGGCGCTCGGTGGCTTTGGTATTGGCACTACGGAATTCGTCGCGATGGGACTGCTCAATCTCATCGCCGAGGATTTTCACATCCCCGAGGACACAGCAGGTCACATCATTTCCGCCTATGCACTCGGTGTGGTTGTGGGCGCTCCGGTCATCACCACACTCACCGGTGCAATTCCGCGGCGGCGTCTTGCTTTGATTCTCATGCTGGCGTTCACGCTCGGTAATGGGTTATCTGTTTTTGCGCATTCCTATGAGATGCTGCTCGTCTCCCGTTTCATCGCCGGCGTCCCCCACGGTGCTTATTTTTCCGTGACTGCCCTCATCGCGGCGTCGTTGGCACCCGAAGGCAAGAGAGGAAAGTACGTCGCACTGGGCGGTCTGGGTCTGTCGATCGCCACAGTGATCGGTGTGCCGACCGCGCAGTGGCTGGGTGCGGAATTCGGCTGGAACGTGGCCTTCATGCTGGTGGCGATGGTGGGCGTCATCACTCTGATCGCTCTGTGGTTCACACTTCCTCACATGACTCTTATGCCTAAGACCAAGCCGATCACCGAGCTCGGAGCGCTCATCAATTCTCAGGTGCTGTTTACCCTAGGTATTGGCACAGTGGGTTTTGGAGGAATGTTCGCGGTCTACACCTATATTTCTTTTACTCTCACCGAGAATGCGGGATTCAGCCAAGACCTCATCTGGATCGCCCTGATGGCCTATGGAATAGGCATGGTGTTGGGCACTTACGTGGGGGGAATATGTGCTGACCGTAACCTGGAATACACCATCTTTGGCGTGCTGATCACTCTGATTTTTGTGCTCTCTGGGTTTTACTTCAGTTCCCGCGTAGCATGGCTGGGCATCGCGAACTTCGGCGTGATCGGCTTCATGGGTTCTATGCTGGTTCCCAGTCTTCAAACTCGCCTCATGGATGTGGCGGGGGAGGCGCAAACGTTGGCAGCGGCGTTGAATCACTCTGCGCTGAACATGGCAAACGCAGCCGGCGCCGCAGTGGGCGGGGCGGTCATCGCTGCAGGCTGGGGATATTCAACCCCCGCTCTGGCCGGGGCGGTCATGGCGTTGTGTGGCGCCGTGTTGTGGATCCCCGCGTATCTACTCCGCCGACGCCAACTCTCCGCAGCCAAGGCCAAGCGCCTGGCGGAGGTACGGGTTGCCTCGCCTACTGAGTAG
- a CDS encoding adenosine deaminase, which produces MIDTNVIASLPKVELHAHLDGGLRPATIVELAEKAGHTLPTTDPAELEQWFYDAANSGDLPTYLTTFDHTTAVMQTRESLIRIAREAVEDAAEENVCYLELRYAPEQHLNGGLTLQEVVEATVQGVKEGERAVSERGKRIHARLILCAMRHADRSTEIAQLTIDNYAPHSPGEGYVVGFDIAGAEDGFPPSKHAQACALLRENLVPFTIHAGEAAGPDSMRDALAQGARRIGHGVRIYEDFEATMSGLELGPVARAVRDQRIPLEICPTSNTQTGIADTIEDHPFNLLYEMGFVCTINTDNRLVSGTTLTREFELVAEAFDLEYWQLLEMTTNALEFAFCSQTLREDLERNIIYPAYAELGEHFGSEEGSREDAHETLSGGLSELHAHGSHHGHVHGLDGEDQLELSMENLKAELETLGLSLDDDEMDDDVEMDDNDGGGGQPAAT; this is translated from the coding sequence ATGATCGATACGAACGTTATTGCCTCCCTCCCAAAAGTGGAGCTACACGCACACCTGGATGGCGGCTTACGCCCTGCAACCATTGTTGAGCTAGCTGAGAAGGCTGGCCACACATTGCCAACCACTGATCCAGCAGAGCTGGAGCAGTGGTTTTATGATGCTGCAAACTCTGGTGATTTACCGACATACCTGACGACGTTCGATCACACCACTGCAGTGATGCAGACACGCGAATCCCTCATCCGTATTGCTCGCGAGGCGGTCGAGGACGCAGCTGAGGAAAACGTCTGCTATCTGGAATTGCGTTACGCACCCGAGCAGCATCTCAATGGTGGCCTGACTCTGCAGGAAGTTGTTGAAGCTACCGTCCAGGGGGTGAAGGAAGGGGAGCGTGCTGTATCCGAGCGAGGCAAGCGTATCCACGCGCGTCTCATCCTCTGCGCCATGCGGCACGCCGATCGTTCTACGGAGATTGCACAGCTCACCATCGATAATTATGCGCCGCATAGCCCGGGGGAAGGCTATGTCGTGGGTTTCGATATAGCGGGAGCTGAGGACGGGTTCCCACCGTCAAAGCATGCCCAGGCTTGTGCTTTGCTGCGTGAGAATCTTGTGCCATTTACTATTCACGCGGGTGAGGCTGCCGGTCCGGATTCAATGCGCGATGCTCTGGCGCAGGGAGCCCGCCGCATCGGTCATGGTGTGCGTATTTACGAAGATTTTGAGGCGACAATGAGCGGGCTAGAGCTGGGACCGGTTGCCCGTGCGGTGCGCGATCAGCGCATTCCTTTGGAAATATGTCCGACATCCAACACCCAGACGGGTATTGCAGACACCATTGAGGATCACCCATTCAATCTGCTTTATGAGATGGGTTTTGTGTGCACGATCAACACAGATAACCGTTTGGTGTCTGGGACTACGCTCACACGGGAATTTGAACTGGTGGCTGAGGCTTTTGACCTGGAATACTGGCAATTGCTGGAAATGACAACGAATGCTTTGGAGTTTGCTTTTTGCTCGCAGACTCTCCGGGAGGATCTGGAGCGTAACATCATTTATCCAGCATATGCGGAACTTGGTGAGCATTTCGGCTCCGAGGAAGGTTCCCGCGAGGATGCTCATGAGACATTGTCCGGCGGCCTGAGTGAACTACATGCTCATGGCTCCCACCACGGTCATGTTCATGGTCTGGACGGCGAGGATCAGTTGGAGCTGTCCATGGAGAACCTGAAGGCTGAACTTGAAACCCTGGGTTTGAGTCTCGATGACGATGAGATGGATGATGACGTTGAGATGGATGATAATGATGGCGGCGGAGGCCAGCCTGCCGCCACGTAA
- a CDS encoding ATP-binding cassette domain-containing protein codes for MTDSSSNLSSGVIDAESTDATTSLIALREVDKNYGDVEVLKNINLDIKPGQVTCVLGDNGAGKSTLIKMLAGRHAPSAGAVVLDGEPVTFASPKDALNRGIATVYQDLAVVDQMSVWRNFFLGQEITGFLGQLKADEMRSIAAEELKKMGVNIKDVDVPISTLSGGQRQVVAIARALHFGARVLILDEPTAALGVKQSGMVLRFVRAAADRGVGVILITHNPHHAYLVGDHFILLNMGRQVLDAERDEVTLEQLTLEMAGGGELDSLNHELQR; via the coding sequence ATGACTGATTCTTCTTCCAACCTTTCCTCTGGAGTGATCGACGCCGAAAGCACCGACGCCACCACTTCCCTTATTGCACTGCGCGAGGTGGATAAGAACTACGGTGACGTTGAAGTTCTCAAGAACATCAATCTGGACATCAAGCCCGGGCAGGTGACGTGCGTCTTAGGCGATAACGGTGCAGGTAAATCGACACTGATTAAGATGCTTGCAGGCCGGCATGCACCATCGGCCGGTGCAGTCGTGCTCGATGGAGAACCGGTGACTTTTGCTTCCCCGAAGGATGCTCTGAACCGGGGGATCGCTACTGTCTACCAGGACTTGGCGGTGGTTGATCAAATGAGCGTGTGGCGTAACTTCTTTCTAGGGCAAGAAATCACGGGCTTTCTGGGGCAGCTCAAGGCGGATGAGATGCGCAGTATTGCTGCAGAGGAGCTCAAGAAAATGGGCGTCAATATCAAGGACGTGGACGTGCCAATCAGTACGTTGTCTGGAGGACAACGTCAGGTTGTGGCTATTGCTCGGGCGTTGCATTTTGGTGCACGGGTGTTGATCCTTGATGAGCCAACTGCGGCGCTGGGTGTGAAACAGTCGGGGATGGTGTTGCGCTTTGTGAGGGCCGCGGCCGACAGGGGGGTGGGCGTTATTTTGATTACTCATAATCCACACCATGCCTACTTGGTAGGTGATCATTTCATTCTGTTGAATATGGGACGCCAAGTATTGGATGCCGAACGCGATGAAGTGACACTCGAGCAGCTCACGCTAGAGATGGCTGGTGGGGGTGAGCTGGATTCGCTTAATCACGAATTGCAGCGGTAG
- the trpS gene encoding tryptophan--tRNA ligase, with product MTEQTQQPVKKQRVVSGLQPTSDSYHLGNYLGAVKQFIKLQDEYDAFYFIPDQHAITVPGYSPKDLRTRTLAGAAQLLALGIDPERSTLFVQSHVPEHSQLAWVLMCITGDGEARRMTQFKDKSAKQGNDNTTSGLYAYPMLMAADILLYRPHLVPVGEDQRQHLELTRNLAERFNSRYKKTFVVPEGFIPQGASKIYDLQNPTAKMSKSADNPKGVINLLDDPKVSAKRIRSAVTDNDGEIRYDKENKPGVSNLLVIQSALSGKSIDDIVAGYHNSGAGYGDLKKDTAEILESFATPLRAKFNEYMNDRAELERVLAQGAGRAREIAARTVAQVYENVGFLAP from the coding sequence ATGACTGAACAAACCCAACAGCCAGTAAAAAAGCAGCGCGTCGTTTCTGGACTACAACCCACCAGCGACTCCTACCATCTGGGAAACTACCTGGGTGCAGTGAAGCAGTTCATTAAGCTGCAGGATGAGTACGATGCCTTCTACTTCATCCCGGATCAGCATGCCATCACCGTGCCCGGTTACAGCCCCAAAGACCTGCGCACACGAACCCTTGCGGGTGCTGCTCAGTTACTGGCCCTCGGTATCGACCCGGAACGCTCCACTCTTTTCGTTCAGTCACACGTTCCGGAGCACTCCCAACTGGCATGGGTGCTCATGTGCATCACGGGGGATGGCGAAGCCCGCCGGATGACTCAGTTCAAAGACAAGTCCGCCAAGCAGGGCAATGACAACACCACTTCTGGTTTGTACGCCTACCCAATGTTAATGGCAGCGGACATTTTGCTCTATCGCCCGCACCTCGTTCCCGTAGGTGAAGACCAACGCCAACACCTCGAACTGACCCGTAACCTGGCTGAGCGCTTCAATTCTCGCTACAAGAAAACCTTCGTGGTTCCGGAGGGCTTCATTCCGCAGGGAGCCTCCAAGATCTACGATCTGCAGAATCCGACCGCTAAGATGTCCAAGTCCGCGGATAACCCCAAGGGGGTTATCAACCTCCTTGATGACCCGAAGGTTTCCGCTAAACGCATTCGCTCTGCCGTCACTGACAACGATGGTGAGATCCGCTATGACAAGGAGAATAAGCCGGGGGTTTCTAACCTTCTGGTGATCCAGTCGGCATTGTCCGGAAAGAGTATCGATGACATCGTCGCCGGCTACCACAATTCCGGCGCGGGGTATGGCGATCTGAAAAAAGATACCGCGGAGATACTGGAGAGCTTTGCCACTCCATTACGCGCGAAGTTCAATGAGTACATGAATGACCGTGCTGAACTGGAGCGGGTGTTGGCTCAAGGAGCGGGGAGGGCGCGGGAGATCGCTGCGCGCACTGTGGCTCAGGTATACGAAAACGTAGGTTTTCTGGCACCTTAA
- a CDS encoding ABC transporter permease — protein MSHSNSAPEKATPKPSGEAKDSGLLRLVKRPELTSVLGAVVIFALFMLVAPAFRSVDALATVLYASSTIGIIALAVGLLMIGDEFDLSSGVAVTTAALAATMLNYNFWLNSWVGVFISLIMALSIGAFNGYMVMRTGIPSFLITLAAFLMLQGINLAVTKLVTGQVATPIISDMEGFNSAQAVFSSSVTIFGVSVRVTVFWWLLFVAIASWLLFKTRFGNWIFAVGGDAEAARAVGVPVRRVKIILFMFVGFAAWFVGMHNLFAFDSIQAGQGVGNEFLYIIAAVIGGCALTGGRGTAIGTAIGALIFGMTNQGIVYAGWNPDWFKFFLGAMLLFAVITNNSFSRWAGARS, from the coding sequence ATGAGTCACAGTAATTCTGCACCGGAAAAGGCCACACCGAAACCTTCCGGTGAGGCAAAGGATAGCGGCCTGTTGCGCCTCGTAAAGCGCCCAGAACTCACCAGCGTATTGGGCGCGGTGGTGATTTTTGCGCTATTCATGCTCGTCGCCCCGGCATTTCGCAGCGTGGATGCCTTGGCCACCGTGCTTTACGCCAGCTCTACGATAGGGATCATCGCTCTGGCCGTGGGCCTTCTGATGATCGGTGATGAGTTCGATCTGTCTTCCGGCGTGGCAGTGACGACCGCGGCACTGGCAGCCACAATGCTGAATTACAACTTCTGGCTAAATAGCTGGGTAGGTGTGTTCATTTCCTTAATCATGGCTCTGTCTATCGGGGCTTTCAACGGCTATATGGTGATGCGCACAGGAATCCCGAGCTTCCTCATCACTCTGGCAGCATTTTTGATGTTGCAGGGCATCAACCTGGCGGTAACTAAGCTCGTGACGGGACAAGTGGCCACGCCGATTATTTCGGATATGGAAGGCTTTAACTCGGCGCAGGCTGTATTCTCTAGCTCGGTGACGATTTTTGGTGTCAGTGTGCGTGTGACCGTTTTTTGGTGGTTGCTCTTTGTGGCTATAGCGAGTTGGTTGCTGTTTAAGACCCGCTTTGGTAACTGGATTTTTGCGGTGGGCGGCGATGCCGAAGCTGCACGCGCGGTGGGTGTACCAGTGCGTCGCGTGAAGATTATTCTGTTTATGTTCGTAGGCTTTGCCGCCTGGTTTGTGGGCATGCACAATCTCTTTGCCTTCGATTCAATTCAAGCTGGTCAGGGTGTGGGCAATGAGTTTCTCTACATCATTGCTGCGGTGATCGGGGGCTGCGCATTGACTGGTGGACGTGGTACGGCAATCGGTACCGCCATTGGAGCTTTGATCTTTGGTATGACCAATCAGGGAATTGTCTATGCAGGGTGGAATCCTGACTGGTTCAAATTCTTCCTTGGCGCAATGTTGCTGTTTGCTGTGATTACTAACAACTCCTTTTCTCGTTGGGCAGGTGCGCGTTCATGA
- a CDS encoding YhjD/YihY/BrkB family envelope integrity protein, giving the protein MVTKPEKADLDNYGVERARKDEPGAIDKFRDKLPWFDHIMRMQERYSEQGGNQYAAGITYFSVLSLFPLLMLTFSTVAMILAGNQGLMDQVIQKITDSAGGEMGDTLTTVIEDAVAQRASVFSIGLLLALWTGLTWISHLRMGASAMWRVSGLANNFFVGKFKDLIALVGLLLSLIVAFAITTVGNSGLTAHLIEMVGLGGVPGIRYLTFVVALVVGVVANWFVFAWLIGMLPRTKTHRPSVFRAAIIGAIAFEIFKQFATMFFSNALSSPAAATFGPIIGVMVLMYFIWRILLYCSAWAATTHEALALQVPEAPAAAIIRVRQEVRTGSSDAARAGLVGTGAAVGVLFGGLVTSLFRRR; this is encoded by the coding sequence ATGGTCACGAAGCCAGAAAAGGCAGACCTGGACAATTACGGCGTAGAACGCGCCCGTAAAGATGAGCCAGGGGCAATTGATAAATTCCGCGATAAGTTGCCGTGGTTCGACCACATCATGCGCATGCAGGAACGCTACAGTGAGCAGGGCGGTAACCAGTACGCTGCTGGTATTACCTATTTTTCCGTTCTGTCCCTGTTCCCCCTGCTCATGCTGACCTTCTCTACTGTCGCAATGATTCTGGCGGGCAACCAGGGACTGATGGATCAGGTGATTCAAAAAATCACTGACTCCGCAGGCGGCGAAATGGGCGATACGTTAACCACCGTGATTGAAGATGCCGTGGCACAGCGCGCGTCGGTCTTTTCCATCGGTCTGTTATTGGCTCTGTGGACGGGTCTGACGTGGATATCGCATCTGCGTATGGGGGCTTCCGCTATGTGGCGGGTGTCTGGCTTGGCTAATAACTTCTTCGTGGGCAAGTTCAAAGATTTGATTGCCCTCGTGGGGTTGCTGCTTTCGTTGATCGTGGCTTTTGCCATTACCACGGTGGGTAACTCTGGCTTGACTGCTCATCTCATTGAGATGGTGGGGCTCGGTGGAGTACCGGGAATTCGTTACTTGACCTTTGTGGTGGCATTGGTTGTGGGTGTAGTTGCCAACTGGTTTGTTTTCGCGTGGTTGATCGGCATGCTGCCGCGTACGAAAACACATCGCCCGTCGGTGTTCCGGGCGGCGATTATTGGTGCGATCGCGTTCGAGATTTTCAAACAGTTCGCCACGATGTTCTTCTCTAACGCATTGAGTAGCCCGGCGGCTGCCACTTTCGGTCCCATCATTGGTGTGATGGTGCTGATGTACTTCATCTGGCGCATTTTGCTGTACTGCTCCGCGTGGGCTGCAACCACCCATGAGGCTCTGGCCTTGCAGGTTCCTGAAGCCCCTGCTGCGGCGATCATCCGCGTCCGCCAGGAGGTGCGTACCGGTTCTTCTGATGCTGCTCGCGCAGGGTTGGTGGGTACCGGTGCCGCAGTTGGCGTGTTGTTCGGCGGGCTGGTGACATCTCTGTTCCGCCGACGCTAA
- a CDS encoding NADP-dependent isocitrate dehydrogenase, whose amino-acid sequence MAKIIYTRTDEAPLLATYSLKPIVEAFASTTGVDVETRDISLAARIVAAFNDKLPQEQRVVDALAELGELAKTPEANIIKLPNISASVPQMKAAIKELQAAGYDLPDFPDEPSTDEEKDARERYDSVKGSAVNPVLREGNSDRRAPQAVKNFARKHPHTMGKWSPESLTNVATMEADDFRHNEQSVIMPSDDDLRIQLVKANGETEVLKESLPVLENEIVDATVLSAAALDSFLRAQVLRAKAENVLFSVHLKATMMKVSDPIIFGHAVRAYFSDVFDKYGAELLEHGLNGENGLAAILDGLSELENGEEIRAAFNKGLQDGPKLAQVNSAKGITNLHVPSDVIVDASMPAMIRNAGKMWNKDDEAEDTLAVLPDSSYAGVYQVVIDDCRAKGAFDPTVMGSVPNVGLMAQKAEEYGSHDKTFKISSDGKVQIINKAGEVLMEHEVNEGDIWRACQTKDIPVRDWVKLAVTRSRASETPAVFWLDPKRAHDRNMTAQVEKYLQDHDTEGLDIRILSPEEACQFSIDRIREGKDTISVTGNVLRDYLTDLFPIMELGTSAKMLSVVPLIAGGGLFETGAGGSAPKHVQQLQEENHLRWDSLGEFLALAESLRKLAETDNNPRTPILGDALDVATETLLNEDKSPSRKVGEIDNRGSHFFLTMYWARELANQTTDTELAEVFKPVAEALEANAEKIAKDLIDCQGKPVDLGGYYWVDEEKTNKVMRPSETFNAIIDGLNKNK is encoded by the coding sequence ATGGCAAAGATCATCTACACCCGCACAGACGAAGCACCACTTCTGGCTACGTATTCACTGAAGCCAATCGTGGAGGCTTTTGCTTCCACCACCGGCGTAGATGTGGAAACCCGAGACATCTCCCTGGCCGCCCGCATTGTGGCGGCCTTCAACGACAAGCTGCCACAGGAGCAGCGAGTAGTCGACGCTCTCGCTGAACTTGGTGAGCTGGCCAAGACTCCCGAAGCGAACATCATTAAGCTCCCCAATATCTCCGCCTCCGTACCCCAGATGAAGGCGGCCATCAAGGAACTCCAGGCCGCCGGTTACGACCTCCCCGACTTCCCAGATGAACCGTCCACCGACGAAGAAAAGGACGCACGCGAGCGCTACGACTCTGTAAAGGGATCCGCTGTAAACCCGGTTCTGCGTGAGGGCAATTCCGATCGCCGTGCCCCGCAGGCTGTCAAGAACTTCGCCCGTAAACACCCACACACCATGGGTAAGTGGTCACCCGAGTCGCTGACGAATGTGGCCACCATGGAAGCGGATGATTTCCGGCACAATGAGCAGTCTGTCATTATGCCTTCCGATGACGACCTGCGTATTCAGCTGGTTAAGGCCAACGGGGAGACCGAGGTGCTCAAAGAGTCCCTCCCGGTCTTAGAAAACGAAATTGTCGACGCCACCGTGCTCTCCGCCGCAGCTCTGGATTCCTTCCTCCGTGCTCAAGTTCTGCGCGCGAAAGCAGAGAATGTTCTCTTTTCGGTCCATCTGAAGGCGACCATGATGAAGGTCTCCGACCCCATCATCTTCGGTCACGCCGTTCGCGCTTATTTCTCCGATGTGTTCGACAAGTACGGCGCAGAGTTGCTGGAGCATGGATTAAATGGTGAGAACGGACTCGCCGCTATCCTCGACGGCCTTTCCGAGCTGGAAAATGGCGAAGAGATCAGAGCTGCCTTTAATAAGGGGCTGCAGGACGGCCCCAAGCTCGCGCAGGTGAATTCCGCCAAGGGCATCACCAACCTGCACGTCCCTTCGGATGTGATCGTGGATGCGTCGATGCCCGCCATGATTCGCAACGCGGGCAAGATGTGGAATAAGGACGACGAGGCCGAGGACACCTTGGCTGTTCTACCCGACTCCTCCTACGCAGGTGTGTACCAGGTGGTCATTGACGATTGCCGCGCAAAGGGCGCGTTTGATCCCACCGTCATGGGTTCTGTGCCGAATGTCGGCCTCATGGCACAGAAGGCCGAAGAATACGGTTCCCACGATAAGACCTTCAAGATCTCCAGCGATGGCAAGGTTCAGATCATCAACAAAGCCGGCGAGGTGCTCATGGAGCACGAGGTCAATGAGGGCGACATCTGGCGTGCATGCCAGACCAAGGACATTCCAGTCCGGGACTGGGTGAAGCTGGCAGTCACCCGTTCCCGCGCGTCTGAAACCCCGGCAGTGTTCTGGCTGGATCCGAAACGCGCCCATGACCGCAACATGACTGCTCAGGTGGAAAAGTACCTCCAGGACCATGACACCGAAGGATTGGACATCCGCATCCTGTCCCCAGAAGAGGCATGCCAATTCTCCATTGACCGCATCCGTGAAGGGAAAGACACCATCTCCGTCACCGGCAACGTGCTTCGCGACTACCTGACGGATCTCTTCCCGATCATGGAACTGGGCACTTCTGCAAAGATGCTGTCCGTGGTTCCGCTCATCGCCGGTGGCGGGCTTTTCGAAACAGGTGCCGGCGGCTCCGCCCCGAAGCACGTCCAGCAACTTCAGGAAGAAAACCACCTCCGCTGGGACTCTTTGGGCGAGTTCCTGGCTTTGGCAGAGTCACTGCGTAAATTGGCCGAGACCGATAACAACCCGCGCACTCCAATCTTGGGCGATGCGCTAGACGTTGCCACAGAAACCTTGCTTAACGAGGATAAGTCCCCTTCCCGCAAAGTCGGTGAGATCGACAACCGCGGTTCTCATTTCTTCTTGACCATGTACTGGGCCAGGGAGTTGGCTAATCAAACCACTGATACCGAACTGGCTGAGGTTTTCAAGCCGGTAGCCGAAGCTCTGGAGGCCAATGCTGAGAAGATAGCCAAAGATCTCATCGATTGCCAGGGCAAGCCTGTGGATCTCGGCGGTTACTACTGGGTTGACGAGGAGAAGACCAATAAGGTCATGCGTCCATCCGAGACCTTCAACGCCATTATTGACGGCTTGAACAAGAATAAGTAG
- a CDS encoding substrate-binding domain-containing protein, which translates to MQPALLALLAIFGLVLATGCSATGGRPRVDEQGGGGGGVDTPRYTVAMVSHGAPGDTFWDLVRAGAEDAAKKNNLELRYSSSPQAPEQANLVQNAIDSHVDGIAVTMPTVEAIGPMAHKASEAGIPVVGLNAGMSQYKKYGLSGFFGQDESIAGKRAGERLGDDGAKHVLCVIHEQGNSSQEARCSGIKDGARGAKVETLYVNGMDLTSVESTVQAKLAQDKSIDYVMGLVAPVALVSVKAVDAAGSDAKIATFDTNAELVEAIRGGKVQFAVDQQPYLQGYMAIDSLWLAKRNGSTVGGGQAVLTGPSFVDKDNVDTIADAAKKGLR; encoded by the coding sequence ATTCAGCCGGCGCTACTTGCGCTGCTCGCAATCTTTGGGCTCGTCCTCGCTACCGGATGTTCCGCCACCGGTGGCCGACCACGTGTGGACGAACAAGGTGGGGGCGGAGGGGGCGTAGATACTCCGCGCTATACCGTCGCCATGGTCAGTCATGGAGCACCGGGCGATACGTTTTGGGATCTCGTGCGAGCCGGAGCTGAGGACGCTGCGAAGAAGAACAACTTAGAGTTGCGCTACAGCTCCTCGCCGCAAGCACCCGAGCAGGCAAATCTTGTACAGAATGCCATCGACTCTCACGTGGACGGTATCGCCGTGACCATGCCCACTGTCGAGGCTATTGGCCCCATGGCTCACAAGGCCTCGGAGGCGGGAATTCCCGTCGTCGGACTAAACGCGGGCATGAGTCAATACAAGAAATACGGTCTTTCCGGATTCTTCGGCCAAGATGAGTCCATCGCGGGTAAGCGCGCCGGTGAGCGCCTCGGCGACGATGGAGCGAAGCATGTTCTGTGCGTCATACATGAGCAGGGAAATTCATCCCAAGAGGCTCGTTGTAGTGGCATCAAAGACGGGGCGCGCGGAGCCAAGGTGGAAACCCTGTACGTCAACGGCATGGATCTCACGAGCGTGGAGTCTACGGTGCAAGCCAAACTGGCTCAGGACAAGTCTATTGACTACGTAATGGGACTCGTGGCCCCCGTTGCGCTGGTATCGGTCAAGGCCGTCGACGCTGCTGGTTCCGACGCCAAGATTGCCACCTTTGATACCAATGCCGAACTGGTCGAAGCTATCCGTGGTGGCAAGGTACAGTTCGCCGTCGACCAACAGCCGTATCTTCAGGGATATATGGCCATTGATTCCCTGTGGTTAGCAAAGCGCAATGGTTCTACCGTGGGTGGAGGTCAGGCAGTTCTGACGGGACCATCCTTCGTGGACAAGGACAATGTGGATACCATCGCTGATGCCGCGAAGAAAGGGCTGCGATGA
- a CDS encoding exodeoxyribonuclease III, with the protein MSTFTVATVNVNGIRAAAKERSEDNRGILPWLEKTSADVVLMQEVRADEKQTQLALAPALDAGWHLAQAPAAAKGRAGVGILSRSELKDVTVGFGHGDKGIEIPEAREFDQSGRYIEATVASGIEGLGDITVASLYLPSGSANTTKQDEKYRFMDAFAPFMHDRAEQGIETIIGGDWNICHRRADLKNWKTNRTKSGYLPDERAFLDHLLGVWPDAQTQVGDAEDAGRNGNPGGSAGEFYGAVDYVPGQRAAERLAAGAAENPQWFDVQRRLDPDSMDVFSWWTYRGQAFDINAGWRIDLQVATTGLQQRARKAWVDKALAYELRWSDHSPVIVEYSS; encoded by the coding sequence ATGAGTACCTTTACCGTCGCCACCGTGAATGTCAATGGAATCCGTGCCGCAGCGAAAGAACGGAGTGAGGACAACCGCGGCATCCTGCCGTGGCTAGAGAAGACCTCTGCTGACGTGGTGTTAATGCAAGAAGTGCGCGCTGATGAGAAACAGACGCAGCTGGCATTAGCCCCAGCGTTGGATGCAGGCTGGCATCTAGCACAGGCACCGGCTGCTGCGAAGGGGCGCGCCGGGGTGGGGATTTTGTCCCGCTCCGAACTAAAGGATGTGACCGTGGGGTTTGGTCATGGTGACAAGGGGATTGAGATCCCCGAAGCTCGTGAGTTTGATCAATCGGGTCGTTATATTGAGGCAACGGTGGCGTCGGGTATCGAAGGGCTGGGGGACATCACCGTTGCCAGCTTGTATCTGCCATCCGGCTCCGCGAACACGACGAAGCAAGATGAAAAGTACCGTTTCATGGATGCGTTTGCCCCTTTCATGCATGACCGGGCAGAGCAGGGCATCGAAACAATCATTGGTGGGGACTGGAACATTTGTCACCGACGTGCAGATTTGAAGAACTGGAAGACAAATCGCACAAAATCTGGATATTTACCTGACGAACGTGCCTTCCTCGACCATTTATTGGGTGTATGGCCAGACGCACAGACACAGGTTGGGGACGCCGAAGATGCTGGGCGCAATGGGAATCCCGGTGGCAGTGCAGGTGAGTTCTACGGTGCTGTGGACTATGTGCCCGGACAGCGTGCCGCTGAGCGCTTGGCAGCCGGCGCAGCTGAGAACCCCCAGTGGTTTGATGTTCAGCGCCGTCTCGATCCGGATTCTATGGACGTGTTCAGTTGGTGGACGTATCGCGGTCAGGCCTTTGATATCAACGCGGGGTGGCGTATTGACCTCCAGGTGGCCACCACAGGTCTGCAACAACGAGCGCGAAAGGCCTGGGTGGATAAGGCACTAGCCTACGAGCTGCGGTGGAGTGACCACTCGCCGGTGATTGTCGAATACAGCTCGTGA